In Vitis riparia cultivar Riparia Gloire de Montpellier isolate 1030 chromosome 19, EGFV_Vit.rip_1.0, whole genome shotgun sequence, the following proteins share a genomic window:
- the LOC117908556 gene encoding uncharacterized protein LOC117908556 yields MTGVGKRLYCFCHWGGKRKIDTARNVTYEGGITVAVLLTEGTSYNAFVPLVCEHLGIDPKGKVLYYSAKLDKTQYICLKNDSQLKAMLELNDEIADVYVAHADGVLRCSNPALQQIPVESGANGYVDHANDGSSGSSSNIAMQPIPNRSNEEPNTNLCGNDIMASIPKHIENSPLVAAMHKKAIFEKGQLFDSPEEFQSAVEKHSLENNFEYTVKDNSYEYMSARCKVDGCPWKVTAVCEGNTRLVMVKRFINIHKHSVQDQMGCKLGLSSNLVSGLIVEKPSADPCSLSKRIHKDQSDFDVEANYQKLWRARKKAKEAINGKPEDSYKLIPWMCKRLMESIPGTVAKWTCSDENKFRQLFVAYGCSITGFHNGCRELLFVDAYHLSGPYKDTLLSASALDADDGLYPLAYGVVNTDNDENWLWFLEHLKSILMDRHVVLVSDRNPSFLSAANKVFGSDYNAHCLSHLKESLDYFISSNPVLKMGTDKKKIALKLLNDIAYARTTDKYEAMLGKMRLLKEELYDWVVSTGPEHWANSLFPGRRWDKIFTSQVESFNRFVQEERDLPVVGFITAHRLKLSELLLRKQSEVAKWETPVGGKIEMKIKENQNLAVGLNHHTISPTNMEVHENGETFAVALDMKSCSCREWEMTGIPCRHACCAVTAANTNIYDYVEKCYMKETQEQIYASNMPSVPIHDMPTLSELHGNDPNSLVGSMSILHPPPDKRPPGRPRKKQIDSQLQDKRKLHCSRCHKAGHNRSTCKEQPSC; encoded by the exons ATGACTGGTGTTGGGAAGCGACTGTATTGTTTTTGTCATTGGGGGGGAAAGCGTAAAATTGACACTGCAAGAAATGTGACTTATGAAGGAGGAATTACAGTGGCTGTTCTCCTTACTGAAGGTACAAGCTACAATGCTTTTGTACCGCTTGTGTGCGAGCATCTTGGCATTGACCCAAAAGGAAAAGTACTATACTATTCTGCTAAGCTTGATAAGACACaatatatttgtttgaaaaatgattctCAATTAAAGGCCATGTTGGAATTGAATGATGAAATAGCTGATGTGTATGTGGCTCATGCTGATGGTGTCTTGAg GTGCTCAAACCCAGCTTTGCAACAAATACCAGTTGAGAGTGGTGCTAACGGGTATGTGGACCATGCAAATGATGGCAGTTCTGG GTCCTCGTCAAACATTGCTATGCAACCAATACCAAACAGGAGTAATGAAGAGCCCAATACCAATCTTTGCGGCAATGATATCATGGCTTCTATCCCAAAGCACATTGAAAATTCCCCACTTGTGGCTGCTATGCATAAAAAGGCCATTTTTGAAAAAGGCCAATTATTTGACAGCCCAGAAGAGTTTCAGTCTGCTGTTGAGAAACACtcacttgaaaataattttgaatatacAGTCAAAGACAACAGTTATGAATATATGAGCGCTCGATGCAAGGTTGATGGTTGTCCATGGAAAGTAACAGCTGTTTGTGAAGGAAACACAAGATTAGTCATGGTGAAAAGATTTATCAACATTCACAAACATTCTGTGCAGGATCAGATGGGTTGCAAACTGGGTTTGAGTTCTAATTTGGTTTCAGGATTGATTGTAGAGAAGCCAAGTGCTGATCCTTGCTCTTTGTCTAAAAGGATACATAAAGATCAATCAGACTTTGATGTTGAAGCGAACTATCAAAAATTATGGAGGGCAAGGAAGAAGGCAAAAGAGGCAATTAATGGGAAGCCAGAGGACTCCTACAAGCTAATTCCATGGATGTGCAAGCGACTTATGGAGTCAATTCCAGGTACAGTTGCCAAATGGACATGTAGTGATGAGAATAAATTCAGGCAGTTATTTGTTGCATATGGATGCTCCATAACCGGTTTCCATAATGGATGTAGGGAGTTGCTGTTTGTTGATGCCTATCACTTGAGTGGGCCATATAAAGACACTTTGTTGTCTGCATCTGCCTTAGATGCAGATGATGGCTTATATCCTCTAGCTTATGGGGTAGTTAATACTGATAATGATGAAAACTGGTTGTGGTTCCTAGAGCATCTAAAGTCTATTCTGATGGATCGTCACGTGGTTCTAGTTTCAGACAGGAACCCAAGCTTTCTTTCAGCAGCTAATAAAGTGTTTGGCAGTGATTACAATGCTCACTGTCTCAGCCATTTGAAGGAGAGCCTAGACTACTTCATAAGTAGTAATCCGGTCTTAAAGATGGGAActgacaaaaagaaaatagcaCTGAAACTTCTCAACGACATTGCATATGCAAGAACAACTGATAAATATGAAGCAATGTTAGGAAAGATGCGGTTGTTAAAGGAGGAGTTATATGATTGGGTTGTGTCCACTGGACCAGAGCATTGGGCTAATTCTTTGTTCCCTGGAAGGCGATGGGATAAGATCTTCACAAGTCAGGTAGAGTCCTTTAACAGATTTGTGCAGGAGGAAAGAGATTTACCAGTTGTAGGCTTCATTACTGCTCATCGTCTAAAGTTAAGTGAGCTTCTATTGAGAAAGCAGTCAGAGGTGGCGAAGTGGGAAACTCCTGTGGGTGGAAAgattgaaatgaaaatcaaagaaaaccaGAACCTAGCAGTTGGTTTGAATCACCATACTATCTCGCCTACTAATATGGAGGTACACGAGAATGGGGAGACTTTTGCAGTGGCATTGGACATGAAATCATGCAGCTGCCGCGAGTGGGAAATGACGGGTATCCCTTGCCGACATGCTTGTTGTGCTGTAACTGCTGCAAACactaatatttatgattatgtGGAGAAATGCTATATGAAGGAGACACAGGAGCAAATATATGCCTCCAACATGCCTTCAGTGCCAATCCATGATATGCCCACCTTGTCTGAGCTCCATGGAAATGACCCCAACTCTCTGGTTGGAAGCATGAGTATTCTTCATCCACCCCCAGATAAAAGACCTCCTGGTCGACCGAGGAAGAAGCAGATTGACTCTCAACTTCAGGACAAGAGGAAACTGCATTGTTCCCGTTGCCATAAAGCTGGTCATAACAGAAGTACCTGCAAGGAACAGCCATCATGCTAG
- the LOC117909017 gene encoding putative F-box/LRR-repeat protein At5g54820, translated as MEDYFSFLPDPIIVLIISYLAFRDAARTSVLSQRWRHLWRSTKNIEFDETLFMREVESREERELCRRDFIYFVRQWILDYQEPVVDMFRLAFSHPKQYQLEMENCVRFAIAHGVKRLDLDFCDPAWGEYNSDEPPPSFALPSCVYRNRVLESLRLYSCSFHVSRFNTFTALKDLSIGWSELKSFALSALLVNCPLLESLSLKKCWNLDDPVISGPKLKLRSLVMDKCAFIYRFTVGAPLLRSLSYSGAVSEFVFLNQPPVEKVELDFGLEPDIDYEGTYGDVIRELLGDLKCTTLTVCSFMLQAVEGTIFLSILPGDGSGRERDYAPPSELRGNNVFWRQQEPVSPCMIETLRIVEMKGFGGEPNELLLVKYLLRHGHVMETLNIIVKRQMGHGDADTESNSRSWAEMLQYYARASSGLQILIS; from the exons ATGGAAGACTACTTCTCATTTTTGCCAGACCCCATTATCGTGCTTATCATCTCCTACTTGGCCTTTAGGGACGCTGCCAGAACCAGCGTCTTGTCCCAGAGATGGCGCCATCTATGGCGTTCAACAAAGAACATCGAATTTGACGAGACCCTATTCATGAGAGAAGTGGAATCAAGAGAGGAAAGAGAATTATGTAGGAGGGATTTCATCTATTTTGTGAGGCAGTGGATACTTGACTACCAAGAGCCAGTGGTAGACATGTTCCGCCTAGCTTTCTCGCACCCCAAACAGTACCAGCTTGAGATGGAGAACTGTGTTAGGTTTGCTATTGCCCATGGCGTCAAAAGGCTGGATCTTGACTTCTGTGATCCAGCATGGGGTGAATACAATTCTGATGAACCTCCTCCCTCATTTGCTTTACCATCTTGCGTTTACAGAAATAGGGTTCTTGAGTCTTTGAGGCTCTATTCTTGCAGTTTCCATGTTTCGAGGTTTAATACTTTTACTGCACTCAAGGATCTGTCAATTGGATGGAGTGAACTTAAAAGTTTTGCTCTGAGTGCCTTGTTGGTGAACTGTCCATTGCTTGAGAGTCTGAGCTTGAAAAAGTGTTGGAATTTAGATGATCCTGTCATTTCTGGGCCGAAGCTGAAGCTTCGGAGTCTGGTCATGGATAAGTGCGCTTTTATCTATCGGTTCACTGTTGGGGCGCCATTGTTGCGATCCTTGAGCTACTCAGGAGCAGTGTCTGAGTTCGTCTTTTTGAACCAACCTCCTGTGGAGAAGGTAGAGCTGGACTTCGGGCTTGAGCCTGATATCGACTATGAGGGCACTTATGGTGATGTTATTCGGGAACTCCTTGGAGATCTCAAATGCACTACTTTAACTGTTTGTAGTTTCATGCTTCAG GCTGTGGAGGGCACCATCTTTCTCAGTATTCTCCCTGGTGATGGAAGCGGGAGAGAACGG gaTTATGCGCCACCATCTGAGCTTCGAGGTAACAATGTATTCTGGAGGCAACAGGAACCGGTTTCCCCCTGTATGATAGAAACCCTAAGGATAGTGGAGATGAAGGGCTTTGGAGGGGAACCTAATGAACTGCTACTTGTAAAATACCTGCTTCGCCATGGCCATGTCATGGAGACATTAAATATCATTGTGAAGAGGCAAATGGGTCATGGAGACGCTGATACTGAATCGAATTCTCGATCGTGGGCAGAAATGTTGCAATATTATGCAAGAGCCTCTTCTGGGCTGCAGATATTGATTTCATAA
- the LOC117908857 gene encoding ubiquitin carboxyl-terminal hydrolase 23-like isoform X3, translating into MSCHVRFCEGISRNFRNARQEDAHEYMVHLLETMHKCCLPSGVPSESPSAYEKSLVHKIFGGLLRSQVKCMQCSYCSNKFDPFLDLSLEIFKADSLHKALVHFTATEQLDGGERQYQCQRCKQKVKALKQLTVHKAPYVLTIHLKRFGAHDPGQKIDKKVHFGPTMDLKPFVSGSYEENLKYTLYGVLVHAGWSTHSGHYYCFVRTSTGMWYSLDDNRVVQVSERTVLDQKAYMLFYVRDRKNFTPKKSIDVVQKQNLVVSAIAKKTCSSISQGIKETIQNRPVEKSLSGAVASATVTTNDVSNVGLSKEILSKEASAPKSSRFSSECLALKNGPMSEPPPNVALSKQRVKEPSVLNPTLEKSMPPSAPSVKGSGITNLDNAVAASTGAKFNVRSEDEISKKDQGILDVIQANCLGSHNSAADKPDSEKTSPKAIGNSIPFAVGIISNANGTLEKIEPVKLPNGPGGESFQVGSIPKGSAAGDLLIEKVDDGGQKLSTKSVEFSSPPSMMNGSIHMKTLDCKPHRKLKKKHMKRSMHLVSNNLFRASLSLRKKKKQRRSKRHTSDIKNLTQERLLEAGCLSIDQGPSTSDKTQTISVGPTNPQGKRVKHGTKKGDKRTAGKDVKTSNSECLIDTMDMEIRDRIGQEGAMLATDKEPQKSSSSVAKQWDAQGSDSLNDSKRDRMQNGLMSMLTRGLDKTIVARWDEIEWPSNRVMESRSVEGVTIGYVPDEWDEEYDRGKRKKVRSSKGSFGEPNPFQEIATKKAHFKKAKMDRSSSRNQPLRM; encoded by the exons ATGTCCTGCCATGTCAGATTCTGTGAGG GCATATCTCGTAACTTCAGAAATGCGAGACAGGAGGATGCACATGAGTATATGGTACATTTGCTTGAAACAATGCACAAATGTTGCTTACCTTCAGGTGTGCCAAGTGAATCCCCTAGTGCTTATGAGAAAAGTTTGGTGCACAAGATCTTTGGTGGTCTCCTTCGTAGTCAG GTGAAATGCATGCAGTGCTCCTACTGCTCCAACAAATTTGATCCATTTCTAGATTTGAGTCTTGAAATCTTCAAAGCAGATTCCTTGCATAAGGCCCTTGTGCACTTCACAGCAACAGAACAATTAGATGGTGGTGAGAGACAGTACCAATGTCAGCGGTGCAAACAGAAAGTTAAGGCTCTTAAACAGCTCACAGTTCACAAGGCACCTTATGTTCTGACCATCCATCTAAAGCGGTTTGGTGCACATGATCCTGGACAAAAGATTGACAAGAAAGTTCATTTTGGTCCTACAATGGACTTAAAACCTTTTGTCAGTGGTTCCTAT GAAGAAAATTTGAAGTATACTCTTTATGGGGTTTTGGTCCATGCCGGTTGGAGCACCCATTCTGGCCACTACTACTGCTTTGTTCGCACTTCAACTGGCATGTGGTACTCCCTTGATGACAATCGG GTTGTCCAGGTTAGTGAGAGGACTGTTTTGGATCAGAAGGCCTACATGTTGTTTTATGTTCGTGATAGAAAAAACTTCACTCCAAAGAAATCCATTGATGTTGTTCAGAAACAAAACTTGGTTGTGAGTGCCATAGCAAAGAAAACATGTTCCAGTATAAGTCAAGGTATAAAGGAAACCATTCAAAATCGACCAGTCGAGAAAAGTTTAAGTGGTGCCGTTGCTTCTGCTACTGTAACCACAAATGATGTATCTAATGTTGGCTTGTCAAAGGAGATTCTATCAAAAGAAGCATCAGCTCCAAAAAGTAGCAGGTTCTCATCTGAATGCTTGGCATTGAAAAATGGTCCCATGTCTGAACCTCCACCTAATGTAGCATTATCAAAACAGCGAGTGAAGGAGCCTTCTGTTCTGAACCCTACTCTGGAGAAATCCATGCCACCATCAGCTCCATCTGTTAAGGGAAGTGGTATCACCAATCTTGACAATGCTGTTGCAGCTTCAACTGGTGCCAAATTTAATGTGCGCAGTGAGGATGAAATTTCTAAGAAAGATCAGGGCATCTTAGATGTCATACAAGCCAACTGCCTCGGTTCCCATAATTCTGCTGCCGATAAGCCTGACTCAGAGAAGACCTCTCCGAAGGCAATTGGAAATTCCATTCCCTTTgcg GTTGGTATTATTTCAAATGCAAATGGAACATTGGAGAAAATAGAACCTGTTAAGTTGCCAAATGGTCCTGGTGGTGAAAGTTTTCAg GTTGGTAGTATACCCAAAGGGAGTGCTGCTGGTGACTTACTTATTGAAAAGGTTGATGATGGTGGCCAGAAATTATCAACCAAGTCAGTAGAATTTTCTAGCCCGCCAAGCATGATGAATGGATCTATCCACATGAAAACACTTGATTGCAAGCCTCacagaaaattaaaaaagaagcaCATGAAGAGAAGCATGCATCTTGTCTCAAACAACCTCTTCCGAGCATCCTTGAGCCTgcgaaagaagaaaaagcagaGAAGGAGCAAACGGCACACTTCTGACATCAAGAATCTCACTCAAGAACGCTTACTGGAAGCAGGTTGTTTATCTATTGATCAGGGCCCATCCACATCTGATAAAACCCAGACAATTTCTGTGGGTCCAACTAATCCTCAGGGAAAAAGGGTTAAGCATGGTACCAAAAAGGGAGATAAGAGAACTGCTGGGAAGGATGTAAAAACCTCTAATAGTGAATGTCTGATAGATACCATGGATATGGAGATCAGAGACAGAATTGGTCAGGAGGGAGCAATGCTTGCAACAGATAAAGAACCACAAAAGAGCTCTAGCTCAGTTGCAAAACAGTGGGATGCACAAGGTTCTGATAGTTTAAATGATAGTAAGAGAGATCGGATGCAGAATGGATTGATGAGTATGCTTACCAGAGGTCTAGACAAGACAAttg TTGCTCGGTGGGATGAGATAGAATGGCCTTCAAACCGGGTTATGGAATCAAGAAGTGTGGAGGGTGTAACCATCGGTTATGTACCAGATGAATG GGACGAAGAATATGATCGGggcaagagaaagaaagtaaGGAGCTCCAAAGGTAGCTTTGGTGAACCTAATCCTTTTCAAGAAATTGCGACCAAGAAGGCACATTTTAAAAAGGCAAAGATGGATCGGTCCAGCTCCAGAAACCAACCACTCAGGATGTGA